Proteins encoded by one window of Enterococcus faecalis:
- a CDS encoding 5'-methylthioadenosine/S-adenosylhomocysteine nucleosidase, which translates to MKLGVIAAMDLELQKLLEYFPPQRKIQLAKNTFYIYEQKTSQVIMVCAGQGKTNATLYSQILIDSFQIEQLINIGICGCLNEKLQLFEMVLGEEYCHYDIRERQSINKFPYQLYYKGDKGMLAELQHLDEKIKCVRFGTGEGFVCDTTEKRNLIEQFSIDCVDMESAAIAQCCFLNDCAFVSIRIICDRADANAVKVTEDTQIQAMEKVFELVCAYINSPIVKLS; encoded by the coding sequence ATGAAATTAGGGGTTATTGCCGCAATGGATTTAGAGCTTCAAAAATTATTGGAATATTTTCCACCACAACGAAAGATACAGCTAGCAAAAAATACATTTTATATTTATGAACAAAAAACATCGCAAGTCATTATGGTTTGTGCAGGACAAGGAAAAACGAATGCTACGCTATATAGTCAAATACTTATTGATTCATTTCAAATAGAACAACTAATTAATATCGGTATTTGTGGCTGTTTAAATGAAAAACTGCAACTCTTTGAGATGGTGCTAGGTGAGGAATACTGCCATTACGATATTCGTGAAAGACAGTCAATCAATAAATTTCCTTATCAGCTGTACTATAAAGGAGATAAAGGAATGCTGGCCGAACTTCAACATCTAGATGAAAAGATAAAGTGTGTTCGTTTTGGAACTGGAGAAGGCTTCGTTTGTGACACAACTGAAAAAAGAAACTTAATTGAACAATTCTCTATTGACTGTGTGGATATGGAATCCGCAGCTATTGCACAATGCTGCTTTTTAAATGATTGCGCTTTTGTTTCTATAAGAATTATTTGCGATAGAGCGGATGCTAACGCAGTCAAAGTAACAGAAGATACACAAATACAGGCAATGGAAAAAGTATTTGAATTGGTCTGTGCATATATAAATTCGCCGATTGTAAAATTAAGCTAG
- the ppdK gene encoding pyruvate, phosphate dikinase — protein sequence MKKFIYSFNETHNEGKETLGGKGANLAEMTRLGLPIPQGFTITTRCCMDYLADATFFEEHLQLEILKAVKNLETETGKSFTADNEILLVSVRSGAAFSMPGMMDTILNLGLNDQRVKKFATLTSPGFAFDCYRRLIQMFGDVVYHIPKELFDQQKERLEQELNKKITAFQEADHFALIVRYQEVFEQHQVVFPQDPVAQLFEAIKAVFDSWNNQRAVVYRNLHHIAHDLGTAVNIQEMVFGNRGLDSGTGVVFTRNPVTGENQLFGEFLLNAQGEDVVAGIRTPEPIRRLRLTMPKVYQDFRHYAELLEYHYRDMQDIEFTIENEKLYILQTRNGKRTAAATVKIALDLAKENRITKQEALLRVTPDTIDQLIHPVFDQEKRQHMERLAMGLPASPGAASGQIVFTAEKAKELTNLGKKVILVRQETSPEDIEGMVVSEAIVTSRGGMTSHAAVVARGMGTCCVTGCESLTVNEETKQLHCGPQVILEGTIISVDGSTGEIYLGEIPTISADNNDDLQELLSWADAYADLTVRANAETTQDLETAIRFGAAGIGLARTEHMFFGEERVLEMRRLILAESEKEATYALEQLLHFQQEDFYQILKVVQDKPMVVRLLDPPMHEFLPHEKNDIQLLAKQLQRFPVTIAKQIERLQETNPMLGHRGCRLGVTQPQIYKMQVTALFTSAIRLVKEGITVYPEVMIPLIAEKEELLYLKRILKETIDGLFEEHKMTPFPYEIGTMIELPRACLIADQLAEEADFFSFGTNDLTQMTYGFSRDDIGKFINTYREKKIITQDPFQSLDQTGVGQLIQLAVEKARRTKPNMSIGVCGEVGGDPQSITFFQTLGLNYISCSPYRVPIAKLAAAQAKILTEPAVTEEQMVLL from the coding sequence ATGAAAAAGTTTATTTATTCTTTTAACGAAACACACAATGAAGGTAAAGAGACTCTTGGTGGTAAAGGGGCAAACTTGGCAGAAATGACACGCTTAGGTTTGCCGATTCCACAAGGATTCACGATTACAACCCGTTGCTGTATGGACTATTTGGCAGATGCTACTTTCTTTGAAGAACACTTACAATTAGAAATTTTGAAAGCGGTTAAAAATCTAGAAACTGAAACAGGCAAATCTTTTACCGCGGATAATGAGATTCTCTTAGTTTCTGTTCGCAGTGGTGCTGCCTTCTCGATGCCTGGTATGATGGATACTATTTTAAATTTGGGTTTAAATGATCAACGTGTGAAAAAATTTGCGACCTTAACCTCTCCTGGTTTTGCTTTTGACTGTTATCGCCGACTTATTCAAATGTTTGGAGACGTCGTCTATCACATTCCCAAAGAATTATTTGACCAACAAAAAGAGCGCTTGGAACAAGAGCTAAACAAAAAAATTACCGCTTTTCAAGAAGCAGATCATTTCGCCTTGATTGTCCGCTACCAAGAAGTTTTTGAACAACATCAGGTGGTCTTCCCGCAAGACCCTGTCGCACAACTTTTTGAAGCAATCAAAGCTGTTTTTGATTCATGGAATAATCAACGTGCGGTGGTTTATCGGAACTTACATCATATTGCACATGATTTAGGTACAGCTGTCAACATTCAAGAAATGGTTTTCGGCAATCGTGGACTAGACAGTGGCACTGGCGTTGTTTTCACTAGAAATCCGGTCACAGGGGAAAATCAACTGTTTGGAGAGTTTCTTTTGAACGCGCAAGGAGAAGATGTAGTGGCTGGTATTCGGACGCCAGAACCCATTCGTCGTTTACGTTTGACTATGCCAAAAGTTTATCAAGATTTTCGCCATTACGCAGAACTTTTAGAATATCATTATCGTGACATGCAAGATATTGAATTTACCATTGAAAATGAAAAATTATATATTTTACAAACAAGAAACGGGAAACGAACCGCCGCAGCTACGGTTAAAATTGCTTTAGACTTAGCCAAAGAAAATCGTATTACTAAACAAGAAGCACTGTTGCGTGTGACACCTGATACGATTGATCAATTAATTCATCCCGTGTTTGATCAAGAGAAACGACAACACATGGAACGCTTAGCTATGGGACTTCCTGCTAGTCCTGGTGCAGCAAGTGGCCAAATTGTTTTTACAGCAGAAAAAGCCAAAGAACTGACCAATCTAGGAAAGAAAGTCATTCTTGTTCGTCAAGAAACTTCACCAGAAGATATTGAAGGCATGGTTGTAAGCGAAGCAATTGTGACCAGTCGTGGCGGAATGACTTCTCATGCCGCTGTGGTCGCACGAGGAATGGGAACTTGCTGTGTGACTGGTTGTGAAAGTTTAACCGTTAATGAAGAAACCAAACAACTACACTGCGGGCCACAAGTCATCTTAGAAGGAACAATCATTTCCGTCGATGGCTCAACGGGGGAAATTTATCTTGGCGAAATTCCTACAATTTCTGCTGATAATAACGATGACCTTCAAGAGCTCTTGTCTTGGGCAGATGCGTACGCTGATTTAACTGTTCGTGCCAATGCAGAAACTACACAAGATTTAGAGACTGCTATCCGTTTTGGTGCAGCGGGGATTGGTTTAGCGCGAACAGAGCATATGTTTTTCGGTGAAGAGCGTGTCTTGGAAATGCGTCGCCTGATTTTAGCAGAGTCTGAAAAGGAAGCAACCTATGCGTTGGAGCAACTTCTTCATTTTCAACAGGAAGACTTTTATCAAATTCTGAAAGTAGTTCAAGACAAACCCATGGTGGTCCGCTTGTTAGATCCGCCGATGCATGAGTTTTTACCTCATGAAAAGAATGATATTCAATTATTGGCGAAGCAACTACAACGGTTCCCGGTGACCATCGCCAAACAAATTGAACGGTTACAAGAAACCAATCCAATGTTGGGCCATCGTGGTTGTCGCTTAGGTGTGACCCAACCACAAATATACAAAATGCAAGTTACAGCCTTATTTACTAGTGCCATTCGATTAGTCAAAGAAGGAATTACTGTTTATCCAGAAGTGATGATTCCTCTAATCGCCGAAAAAGAAGAACTTCTCTATCTCAAACGCATTTTAAAAGAAACGATTGACGGTCTCTTTGAAGAACATAAAATGACTCCTTTCCCTTACGAAATCGGGACAATGATTGAACTACCTAGAGCTTGTCTGATTGCGGATCAGTTAGCAGAAGAAGCAGACTTTTTCAGCTTTGGAACAAATGATTTAACACAAATGACCTATGGTTTTTCTCGTGATGATATCGGTAAATTCATTAATACGTATCGGGAAAAGAAAATCATTACCCAAGATCCGTTTCAATCACTAGATCAAACAGGTGTTGGTCAACTGATTCAATTAGCTGTAGAGAAAGCGCGTCGCACTAAACCAAACATGAGTATTGGCGTATGTGGAGAAGTCGGTGGTGATCCGCAATCCATCACGTTTTTCCAAACACTTGGCCTAAACTACATCTCTTGCTCACCTTATCGGGTACCTATTGCGAAACTCGCAGCTGCCCAAGCCAAAATTTTAACCGAACCGGCTGTGACTGAAGAACAAATGGTCCTTCTTTAA
- the eis gene encoding enhanced intracellular survival protein Eis has translation MTTKRVKKMGKEEMKEMFDLVIYAFNQEPTAERQERFEKLLSHTQSYGFLIDEQLTSQVMATPFQVNFHGVRYPMAGIGYVASYPEYRGEGGISAIMKEMLADLAKQKVALSYLAPFSYPFYRQYGYEQTFEQAEYTIKTEDWPRVKRVPGTIKRVSWADGKEVIKDVYLENQRAHSGGVIRETWWLDYTLNRASKPNNQAIYYSSEGKAEGYVIYRIAAGTFEIVEWNYLTNTAFKALAGFIGSHSGSVQSFHWINGFAGKDLNDLMPTPAASVKILPYMMARIVELQTFLEKYPFQSGEKETYSLEIEDSYGPWNEGIWTITIDEQGKATVTKGAVEKEGTAALKADIQTWTQLFLGYRSAETLSFYERLQGDATTVQRLGQRLVKGMPILEDYF, from the coding sequence ATGACAACTAAAAGAGTCAAAAAAATGGGCAAAGAAGAAATGAAAGAGATGTTTGATCTTGTCATCTATGCTTTTAATCAGGAACCCACGGCTGAACGCCAAGAACGTTTTGAAAAATTGTTGTCACATACGCAAAGCTATGGCTTCCTAATTGATGAGCAATTAACAAGTCAAGTGATGGCGACACCTTTTCAAGTGAATTTCCATGGTGTCCGCTATCCCATGGCTGGAATTGGCTATGTGGCTTCTTATCCAGAATATCGTGGTGAAGGCGGCATCTCTGCTATTATGAAAGAAATGTTGGCTGATTTAGCGAAACAAAAGGTTGCCCTTTCTTACTTAGCACCGTTTTCATATCCATTTTATCGTCAATATGGCTATGAACAAACATTTGAACAAGCGGAGTATACAATTAAAACGGAAGATTGGCCACGTGTTAAACGAGTTCCGGGTACCATTAAACGAGTTTCTTGGGCTGACGGTAAAGAGGTCATTAAAGACGTATACCTTGAAAATCAAAGAGCGCACTCTGGTGGTGTGATCCGTGAAACTTGGTGGCTGGATTATACGCTGAATCGTGCAAGTAAACCAAATAATCAAGCGATTTATTATTCGTCAGAAGGGAAAGCAGAAGGCTATGTGATTTATCGGATAGCTGCTGGCACCTTTGAAATCGTAGAATGGAACTATTTAACTAATACAGCTTTTAAAGCTTTAGCTGGGTTTATTGGCTCACATAGTGGTTCCGTTCAATCGTTCCATTGGATTAATGGTTTTGCTGGAAAAGATTTAAATGATTTAATGCCAACGCCAGCAGCTTCTGTAAAAATTTTACCTTACATGATGGCACGAATCGTTGAGTTACAAACATTTCTGGAAAAGTATCCATTTCAATCAGGAGAAAAAGAAACGTATTCTTTAGAGATTGAAGATTCCTATGGGCCATGGAATGAAGGTATTTGGACAATCACAATTGACGAACAAGGAAAAGCGACAGTGACTAAAGGTGCTGTGGAAAAAGAAGGGACTGCTGCTTTGAAAGCAGATATCCAAACGTGGACGCAACTATTCTTGGGCTATCGTTCAGCAGAGACGTTATCTTTTTATGAACGCTTGCAAGGAGACGCAACGACAGTTCAACGTTTAGGCCAACGTTTAGTCAAAGGTATGCCAATTTTAGAAGATTATTTTTAA
- a CDS encoding pyruvate, water dikinase regulatory protein, with amino-acid sequence MKKEIIVYTISDSLGETSQKLLAAASAQYPDISFLNRYNFSFVTTEEELLEILKDALKDKALVVSTLVSKQLITAAEEFSERTGLLYLDLMAPFFELIQAKAGVDPIEEPGRRHQLDRAYFDKISAIEFAVKYDDGKNPQGFLDSDILLLGVSRTSKTPVSMYLANQGYRVSNLPLIPEVPLPPILEEMDPQKMIGLVCSPETLGQIRSSRLASLGLGNETSYTNVERIEQELAYAEEIFAKYGIPVIDVTAKSVEETAFLIKEKLDERN; translated from the coding sequence ATGAAAAAAGAGATCATTGTTTATACTATTTCCGATTCACTTGGAGAAACATCACAAAAATTGTTAGCTGCAGCAAGCGCACAATATCCAGATATTTCTTTTCTTAATCGATACAATTTTTCTTTTGTCACAACAGAAGAAGAATTATTGGAGATTTTAAAAGATGCCTTAAAAGATAAAGCCTTAGTTGTCAGTACATTAGTCAGTAAACAACTAATCACAGCGGCGGAAGAATTTAGTGAACGAACAGGGTTGTTATATTTAGATTTAATGGCGCCATTTTTTGAATTAATTCAAGCGAAAGCCGGAGTAGATCCTATTGAAGAGCCTGGACGACGCCATCAACTAGATCGTGCTTACTTTGATAAAATCTCAGCGATTGAATTTGCTGTAAAATATGATGATGGCAAAAATCCTCAAGGGTTTCTTGATTCTGATATATTGTTGTTAGGCGTTTCGCGGACCTCAAAAACGCCAGTCAGTATGTATTTAGCAAATCAAGGCTACCGCGTTTCTAACTTACCATTAATTCCAGAAGTTCCATTGCCGCCAATTTTGGAAGAAATGGATCCACAAAAAATGATTGGTTTAGTTTGTTCGCCAGAAACATTAGGACAGATTCGTAGCAGTCGGTTGGCTTCCTTAGGTTTAGGTAATGAGACCAGTTATACCAATGTTGAACGGATTGAACAAGAATTAGCTTATGCCGAAGAAATTTTTGCGAAGTATGGCATCCCAGTGATTGATGTAACCGCAAAATCTGTCGAAGAAACAGCCTTTTTGATTAAAGAAAAACTAGATGAAAGAAATTAA
- a CDS encoding alpha/beta fold hydrolase, producing the protein MAIEKYFQTIDGSQIFYQIFGKETNYPLVLLHGNGNDHTFFNYQISYFSKEYQVIAVDTRGHGRSTNTQSQLTFPLLAEDLAGIIQQEHLTKINLLGFSDGANIAMVFTHLYPDFVNKLVLNSGNVTMSGLKKYVTIATYFQYWFCRIGAFFSKKLRAQLPIVALLFEDTGLTKQDLEHIPCPTLVITGSRDLIALSHSRAIADAIPDGKLVLVNKQGHLFAKNSPDIFNKTIEKFLKEMKVSK; encoded by the coding sequence ATGGCAATAGAAAAATATTTTCAAACAATAGATGGCAGTCAAATTTTTTATCAAATTTTTGGCAAAGAAACAAATTACCCCCTTGTGTTACTTCATGGTAATGGCAATGATCATACTTTTTTTAATTATCAAATTTCTTATTTCTCCAAGGAGTATCAAGTTATTGCGGTGGATACCCGCGGACATGGACGTTCCACCAATACACAAAGTCAATTAACTTTTCCGCTTTTGGCAGAAGATTTAGCTGGTATTATTCAACAAGAACACTTAACAAAAATTAATTTATTGGGCTTTAGTGACGGAGCAAATATTGCCATGGTTTTTACCCATTTATATCCTGATTTCGTCAACAAACTCGTCTTAAATTCTGGAAATGTCACCATGTCTGGTCTGAAAAAATATGTAACGATTGCCACTTATTTTCAATATTGGTTTTGTCGTATTGGCGCTTTTTTTTCAAAAAAATTGCGCGCACAGCTCCCTATCGTGGCTCTGTTATTTGAAGATACTGGACTGACAAAACAAGATTTAGAACACATCCCCTGTCCTACTCTTGTTATTACTGGCAGTCGAGATTTAATTGCGCTTTCCCATTCACGGGCGATTGCTGATGCCATTCCTGATGGTAAATTGGTCTTGGTAAATAAACAGGGTCATTTATTTGCCAAAAACTCACCAGATATTTTTAATAAAACAATCGAAAAATTCTTAAAGGAAATGAAGGTGTCTAAATGA
- a CDS encoding glycoside hydrolase family 1 protein: MKYQFPENFWWGSAASGPQTEGVFEGDGKGQNIWDFWYQEAPEKFFQQVGPDKTSQFYKKYQEDIQLMKETGHNSFRTSIQWSRLIPDPTTGKVNQTAVDFYNQVIDDLLEHGIEPFMNLYHFDMPMVLQEKGGWESREVVDLYVDFAKTCFELFGDRVKKWFTHNEPIVPVEGGYLYGWHYPDKVNLKEGIQVLYHEALASAKAIAVYHSMNLSGEIGIILNLTPTYPRDEHNEADVNAAKFVDGFFNRSFLDPAVKGHFPEDMVAWAKANDLLPETTPEDLAIIAENTVDLLGVNYYQPRRAKAKETPVETRPEGLLPEDFYDVYDMPGKKMNPYRGWEIYEKGIYDTLMNLKENYDNIHCYISENGMGVEGEERFVNEQGVIEDDYRIEFVQDHLKWVHQAIQEGSNVQGYHMWTCMDNWSWLNAYKNRYGFIAVDLDDDAKRTIKKSGRWFKEMTANNGF, translated from the coding sequence ATGAAATATCAATTTCCAGAAAATTTTTGGTGGGGTTCTGCAGCCAGCGGTCCTCAAACAGAAGGCGTTTTTGAAGGTGATGGTAAAGGTCAAAATATTTGGGATTTTTGGTATCAAGAAGCGCCAGAAAAATTTTTTCAACAAGTCGGTCCAGATAAGACCTCACAATTTTATAAAAAATACCAAGAAGATATTCAGTTAATGAAAGAAACGGGACATAACTCTTTTCGAACATCCATTCAATGGAGCCGTTTAATTCCAGATCCTACAACAGGAAAAGTCAATCAAACAGCAGTTGATTTTTATAATCAAGTGATTGATGATTTATTAGAACACGGGATTGAGCCCTTTATGAACTTGTATCATTTTGATATGCCGATGGTACTTCAAGAAAAAGGCGGTTGGGAAAGCCGTGAAGTGGTTGATTTGTATGTTGACTTTGCCAAAACCTGTTTTGAATTGTTTGGCGATCGCGTGAAAAAATGGTTTACGCACAATGAACCAATTGTACCAGTTGAAGGTGGTTATCTCTATGGCTGGCATTATCCTGATAAAGTGAATCTAAAAGAAGGGATTCAAGTACTCTATCATGAAGCTTTAGCTAGTGCCAAAGCGATTGCCGTCTATCATTCTATGAACTTATCAGGTGAAATTGGCATTATTTTAAACTTAACGCCGACTTATCCTCGTGATGAGCACAACGAAGCCGATGTAAATGCGGCTAAATTTGTCGATGGTTTCTTTAACCGTTCGTTTTTAGACCCGGCTGTTAAAGGTCATTTTCCAGAAGATATGGTTGCTTGGGCGAAAGCAAATGACTTATTGCCAGAAACAACGCCAGAAGATTTAGCAATAATTGCTGAAAATACTGTGGACTTATTAGGAGTAAACTACTATCAACCACGTCGGGCCAAAGCAAAAGAAACACCTGTTGAAACACGACCAGAAGGCTTACTTCCAGAAGATTTTTATGATGTCTACGATATGCCTGGCAAAAAAATGAATCCTTACCGTGGCTGGGAAATCTACGAAAAAGGTATTTATGATACATTAATGAATTTAAAAGAAAATTATGACAACATTCACTGCTACATTTCAGAAAATGGCATGGGCGTAGAAGGAGAAGAACGCTTTGTCAATGAACAAGGAGTCATTGAAGATGATTATCGGATTGAATTCGTGCAAGATCACTTGAAATGGGTGCACCAAGCGATTCAAGAAGGTAGTAATGTTCAAGGATATCATATGTGGACGTGTATGGATAACTGGTCTTGGCTCAATGCCTATAAAAATCGTTATGGCTTCATCGCTGTGGATTTAGATGATGATGCGAAACGGACCATTAAGAAAAGCGGTCGTTGGTTCAAAGAAATGACAGCAAATAACGGCTTTTAG
- a CDS encoding helix-turn-helix transcriptional regulator, protein MKLSKRQEQIIAVVKEHQPVSGERISDILAVSRATLRSDLSFLTLSGILKASPKVGYTYESDNMEAFFFFDVFQTKVQEIMSPPLMVAQDTSIRDAITNLFMYDVGSLYVMDEAKELLGVLSRKDLLRASLNTNIDGTPVAVCMTRVPHVKTCTPEFTILEAADTLQKYEVDSLPVVEKENPKKVIGKITKTKILTYITQQAKEAAQNR, encoded by the coding sequence ATGAAATTAAGTAAACGACAAGAGCAAATTATCGCTGTTGTAAAAGAGCATCAGCCAGTTAGTGGTGAACGCATTTCGGACATACTAGCCGTTTCACGTGCGACATTGCGTTCTGATTTGTCTTTTTTAACACTTTCAGGAATTTTAAAAGCAAGTCCGAAAGTTGGTTATACTTACGAAAGTGATAATATGGAGGCTTTTTTCTTTTTTGATGTTTTTCAAACAAAAGTTCAGGAGATCATGAGTCCACCATTGATGGTTGCCCAAGACACCTCAATTCGAGATGCGATTACCAACTTGTTTATGTATGATGTCGGTTCTCTTTATGTCATGGATGAAGCAAAAGAATTATTAGGGGTTTTGTCACGAAAAGATTTATTACGGGCCTCTTTAAATACAAATATTGATGGCACACCTGTTGCTGTTTGTATGACAAGAGTGCCACATGTGAAAACCTGCACACCAGAATTTACTATTCTTGAAGCTGCTGACACTTTGCAAAAATACGAAGTGGATTCTTTGCCAGTCGTTGAAAAAGAAAATCCTAAAAAAGTTATTGGAAAAATTACGAAAACGAAAATTTTAACCTATATTACGCAACAAGCGAAAGAAGCCGCACAAAATAGATAA
- a CDS encoding putative quinol monooxygenase, whose protein sequence is MAITINIYYSGTNGGAREFAKEMIASGIVEAIRAEKGNSRYEYFFPMDDEETVLLIDSWTDQEALDKHHASPMMTRITELREKYDLHMKVERYVSDVTDPLTKDAAFIRK, encoded by the coding sequence ATGGCGATTACTATAAATATTTATTATAGTGGGACAAATGGAGGTGCAAGAGAATTTGCCAAAGAAATGATTGCCAGCGGAATTGTAGAGGCGATTCGTGCAGAAAAAGGGAATAGTCGCTATGAATACTTTTTTCCAATGGACGATGAAGAGACAGTTCTGCTGATTGATAGTTGGACAGATCAGGAAGCATTAGACAAACACCACGCTTCTCCAATGATGACCCGTATTACGGAACTTAGAGAAAAATATGATTTGCATATGAAAGTAGAAAGATATGTATCAGATGTAACAGACCCCTTGACAAAAGATGCTGCGTTTATAAGAAAATAA
- a CDS encoding endonuclease subunit UvrC, translated as MKKFFKYLGSLMVLLLSIALILIGYLTFREFRPRAVEPVAINKQFSEQTIEKQQSISLVTYNIGYAGLGQTEDFFMDGGKTVQPVNKAMVQQNLTGIEGTLKELPAMIYLFQEVDRRSQRSYEVNQEEELQKQLQLNSAFAYNFKVDYVPIPLPPIGRVESGLLTLSNEKITEAKRIALPNPFRWPVSISNLKRALLETRFPIEGTDKELVVFNLHLEAYDNGEGKIAQSKKLADVLSQEYAKGNYVIAGGDFNQVFKGSHRYPDLGEAGWAPGEIDPADLPKHFSLAYDDQQPTVRVLNKPYTGSYETSQVYVIDGFIVSDNVAVHSVKTKDEQFKYTDHQPVKMEVGLK; from the coding sequence ATGAAAAAGTTTTTTAAATATCTCGGTAGCTTGATGGTCCTTCTTTTAAGCATAGCTTTAATTTTGATAGGATATTTAACCTTCCGAGAGTTTCGACCACGAGCGGTTGAACCAGTTGCTATAAATAAACAATTTTCAGAACAAACCATCGAAAAACAGCAATCCATTTCTTTAGTCACGTATAACATAGGCTATGCTGGCCTAGGACAAACAGAAGATTTTTTTATGGACGGTGGCAAAACTGTCCAACCAGTTAATAAGGCAATGGTCCAACAGAATTTAACAGGCATTGAAGGAACTTTAAAAGAATTACCAGCGATGATTTACTTATTCCAAGAAGTCGATCGTCGCTCGCAACGTTCTTATGAAGTCAATCAAGAGGAAGAATTACAAAAACAGCTACAGCTGAACAGCGCATTTGCTTATAATTTTAAGGTAGATTATGTGCCCATTCCTTTGCCGCCGATTGGACGAGTAGAAAGTGGTTTATTAACATTATCAAATGAAAAAATAACAGAGGCCAAACGCATTGCTTTACCCAATCCCTTTCGTTGGCCCGTTAGCATTAGTAACTTAAAACGAGCGCTTCTAGAAACGCGCTTTCCAATTGAAGGCACAGACAAAGAATTAGTGGTTTTTAACTTACACTTGGAAGCCTATGACAATGGGGAAGGGAAGATTGCTCAAAGCAAAAAGTTAGCTGATGTATTATCCCAAGAATACGCTAAAGGAAACTATGTAATTGCTGGAGGTGACTTTAATCAAGTTTTCAAAGGCAGTCATCGATATCCTGACCTAGGGGAAGCTGGTTGGGCACCAGGAGAAATTGATCCTGCAGACTTACCTAAACATTTTTCACTTGCTTATGATGATCAACAACCGACTGTGCGGGTGCTTAATAAGCCTTACACTGGCTCTTATGAAACATCCCAAGTGTATGTAATTGATGGTTTTATTGTTTCTGATAATGTGGCTGTTCATAGCGTGAAAACAAAGGATGAACAATTTAAATATACAGATCACCAACCTGTGAAGATGGAAGTGGGGTTGAAATAG